From one Perca flavescens isolate YP-PL-M2 chromosome 19, PFLA_1.0, whole genome shotgun sequence genomic stretch:
- the LOC114545557 gene encoding endophilin-A1, which produces MEKKVDITSRAVLDIMTRTTEYLQPNPASRAKLSMISTMSKIRGQEKGPGYPQAESVLGDAMLRFGRELGEESSFGQALIDASEAMKELGEVKDALDMEVKQNFIDPLQNLHDKDLKEIQHHLKKMEGRRLDFDYKKKRQGKGVQDEELKQALEKFDESKEVAEQSMFNLLESDIEQVSQLAALVQAQLEYHTRSAEILQQLASKMEDRIKEVSNKPRKEYTPKPRMTLELLPSSESHNGGIHSAKSPGRSLAPMDQPCCRALYDFEPENEGELGFKEGDIITLTNQIDDNWYEGMINGQSGFFPINYVDILVPLPH; this is translated from the exons CCTCCAGAGCCAAGCTGAGTATGATCAGCACCATGTCAAAGATCCGCGGGCAGGAGAAGGGACCCGGGTACCCGCAGGCCGAGTCCGTCCTGGGAGACGCCATGCTGAGGTTCGGACGGGAGTTAGGGGAGGAGTCCAGCTTCG GCCAGGCTCTGATCGATGCCAGCGAGGCGATGAAGGAGCTGGGTGAGGTGAAGGACGCTCTGGACATGGAGGTCAAACAGAACTTCATCGACCCGCTGCAGAACCTCCATGACAAAGACCTCAAAGAGATCCAG CACCACCTGAAGAAGATGGAGGGCCGGCGTCTGGACTTTGACTACAAGAAGAAGCGCCAGGGGAAAGGGGTCCAGGACGAGGAACTCAAACAGGCGCTGGAGAAGTTCGACGAGAGCAAAGAGGTCGCCGAGCAGAGCATGTTCAACCTGCTGGAGAGCGAC ataGAGCAGGTGAGCCAGCTGGCAGCGTTGGTACAAGCTCAGCTGGAATACCACACCCGCTCGGCCGAAATCCTCCAACAGCTCGCCAGTAAAATGGAGGACAG GATAAAAGAAGTGTCCAATAAACCGAGGAAGGAGTACACTCCCAAACCCCGAATGACTCTGGAGCTGCTGCCGTCCAGCGAGAGCCACAACGGGGGGATCCACTCGGCCAAGTCGCCCGGAAGATCACTAG CCCCCATGGACCAGCCGTGTTGCCGAGCGCTCTACGACTTTGAACCAGAGAACGAGGGCGAGCTGGGCTTCAAAGAGGGCGACATCATCACCCTGACCAATCAGATCGACGACAACTGGTACGAGGGCATGATCAACGGCCAGTCGGGCTTCTTCCCCATCAACTACGTCGATATCCTGGTGCCGCTCCCCCATTAG